Within the bacterium genome, the region TCGCTCGCCTGGGGTTGGAAGATCATGGCGTCGAGTTGGTAGGTGCGCTGGCGAGCCGCCCGTCCTTTGAGCGTCCAGGCGACGTTGGCCGTGATCCGGTACAGCCAGGTGGAGAAGCTCGAATCACCCCGGAAACGCCCGATGGCCCGCCACGCCCGGATCAGCGCCTCCTGCGTGACATCGGCGGCCAGGGTTCGATCACCCGTCAGCCGGACCGCCAGGGTGTAGACCTCGTGTTGATGGAGCCGGGCCAGCTCTCCGAAGGCGTCCCGATCACCCTGTCGCGACCGCTCCACCAGCTCGTTCACATCAGGGTCCAACCGGTGGTCCTGCACCGTCCTACCCGCTCCCGCCGTCCGTATGCATCTCGATGCTAGCCGAGACGTGATCTCCGGCTCCGGACGAGACTTTCGAGCCGAGGACGATCCGGCGCTCATCTCGATCCTTCACCAAGGTGGTGACCAGGGCAGCCTGGTCGGGATACAGGGGCCGCCGGAACCGGAAACGGGCCCTGACCAGAGGATGGGGCCCCGGCGACGATGCAGCGGCCGGCTGGGTAGCCCAGGCGGCCATCAGCAGGCCGTGGCAGATGACACCGCCCACTCCCGACTCGACCCCTCGTAGGTGGTCCCAGTGGACGGGGTTGAAGTCCTCGCTGGCGGCGGCGTACCGCACCAGATCGACCCGGGAGGCCGACTTGGCCAGCGGCGTGAGGGATTCGCCCACCGCGGGAAGGGACTCCGCCCGGGGAACGGAGTTGGCCCGGCGCGCCTCCGCCGCCGGCTCGGAACGCTCCGCAGCCGTGCCGCCCGGCGGACTTTCCGGGGACATGAGGAACAGCGATCGGGACGACAGCACCGTCCGGTCCGCGGAGTCGACGACCTCGGCGCCGAAAGTGACGAAGGCGGTGCCG harbors:
- a CDS encoding sigma-70 family RNA polymerase sigma factor, which translates into the protein MDPDVNELVERSRQGDRDAFGELARLHQHEVYTLAVRLTGDRTLAADVTQEALIRAWRAIGRFRGDSSFSTWLYRITANVAWTLKGRAARQRTYQLDAMIFQPQASDRGNPEVAGERTELRARLGAALAELARSQRTVVILKDVYGWSHKEISEALSISVTASKVRLHRAHLRLRELLKEAR
- a CDS encoding MaoC family dehydratase N-terminal domain-containing protein, translated to MTGLEDLAGRTYGPARFGVGRAQVAAYVAATGDDPERWHSYAPPSFAGAALFKVATSFLGDPSVASHARLLIHGEQAFTWRQPWRIGANLAISARVDRLRERAGTAFVTFGAEVVDSADRTVLSSRSLFLMSPESPPGGTAAERSEPAAEARRANSVPRAESLPAVGESLTPLAKSASRVDLVRYAAASEDFNPVHWDHLRGVESGVGGVICHGLLMAAWATQPAAASSPGPHPLVRARFRFRRPLYPDQAALVTTLVKDRDERRIVLGSKVSSGAGDHVSASIEMHTDGGSG